In the genome of Ferrovibrio terrae, the window CGACGGGGGAGGTTGCGATGCTGATCAAACATCCGCGTGCCGATATGGCCGCCAATGCCGCGAAATCGGCGAGCGAACAGGCGATTGGCGAGGCCGAGGGCCGGGCCGCCGCCCTGGTCGGTACGCCCATGCTGGAGCGTCGCCGCCAGATCATGGTTGGCGTGGGTGCGGGCATCAGCCTGCTCTGGATCATCTTCTGTGTCAGCTACATCAACAGCTCGATCGGCTGGACCAACCTGTGGCATGCGCTGCCGCACGAGATCGGCGCCTTCATCGCCGGTGTCGCCGCGCCGCTCGCCTTCCTCTGGCTGATGCTGCTCAACATGTGGCGTGGCATGGCGATCAAGCGCCAGTCCGCCGCCCTGCATGAGCTGCTGCTCGACCTGAGCTATCCCACCCCGGAAGCCGAACGCCGCGTCTCGGCGCTGGCCGGCGCACTGCGTCGTCAGGCGCGCGAGATGGAAGAGGCCGCGCAGTCGGCCACCGCGCAGATCGCCACCCTGGGTGAAACCATGGCCGGCCAGCAGCAGGAACTGCTGGCTGCGGCCAGCGGCGCCCGTGAGCAGGTCGCCCAGCAGGCGCGCCAGATTACCGGCACGCTGCACCAGTCCTCGCAGTCGCTGCTGTCGGCTGCCGAACAGGTCAACCGCGATCTCGACAATACCGTGAAGGGCCTCGCCGGCCGCTTCGAGGAGCAGAGTCGCGCGCTGGTCGATGCCGCCGACAAGGTCGGCACCGAAATGAATTCCAAGGTCACCGGTCTGGGCCAGACCGTCTCGACCCAGGCGCAGGTGCTGCTGCAGGCTGCCGATGTGATCGTGCGCGAGGTGGAAACCGCCCGCGGCATCTTCCAGGGCAAGGCCACCGAGATCGCCCGCATTACATCTGCCATCCAGTTCCAGAATGATCGCGTCGACGAACTGTCGCGCCGCCATGGCGAGCTGATGGACCAGGCCGTGACCCGCGCCGCCGAAGTGGCGCAGCAGATCACCGAGCAGCTCGAACACAAGATCGTTGCGCTCGAACAGGCTGTCACCCGCGCCGGCGGCGAAGCCGGCCGCATCGGCCTTGGCTTTGCCGAAAGCGCCCAGATCATCACCACGGCTGCCGAAGTCACGGTGGCGCGCGCCACTGCAGCCAGCGAAAGCTTCGGCCGCGAGACCCTGGTGTTCAGCAATGCCAGCCAGAAGGTGATCGACACCGCCGAGGCCGCCGGCACCGTGTTGCGCGAGCGCGTGCGCGAGATCGAGCATGCCACCGGCACCACGATCAGCCGCATCCGCGACATCGGCGAAACCATTCGCTCGGAAGTCGGCGCGCTCGACGACCAGGGCGCTCGCGTGGCCGAACGGCTGCGCGTTTCCAGTGACGACATGCGCACCCGCACCAGCGCGCTGGAACAGGCAGGCGCCGGCGCGACGCGCCAGGCCGATGCCTTTGCCGAGGCCGCAACCCAGGCCGAACAGCGCCTCAAGCTCACCGGCGACCTCGTGCGCCATCAGGCCGACCAGCTCGGCTCTGCCGCCGAACTGGCCGACCAGCGTCTGGCCCAGGCCGGCGATGCGCTGCGCCGCGAAGGCGCCAGCATGACGCAGACCCTGCAGCAGATTGCCGACCGAGCCATGCGCACCGGCGACGAGCTGAAGCAGCGCGCCGACACGCTGGATGAAACCGCAGGCCGTGCGCTGTCCAAGATCGGTGAGGCCGATGACAGCATCCGTTCGCGCATCGAGACGCTGGCCCAGTCGGGCCGTGATGCCACCGCCATGGCGGCGCAGGTGCAGGACACCATGCAGCAGGCCAATGCATTGCTGGCGCAGGCCGCCCAGCGCACCGACGACCAGATCGGCGCCGCCGGCGCATTGCTGCGCGGCCATGCCGAGCAGTTCGGCATCACCATCGATGGCGTTGCCAGGCGCATCACCGAAACCGGCACTGCCGTGCGCGATCAGGTGGACGGTCTCGACCAGGCCGCCGCCCGCACGGCCCAGCGCCTGCGTTCGGCCGGCGAGAGCGCCGGTCAGGATGCCGTGCAATTGCAGTCCGCCGCCGAACGCGCCTCGCAGCGCCTGCATCAGGTCAGCGAGACCGCGCAGATTCAGGCTCATGCTTTGAGCGCCGCGTCGGAACGTGCGGCGATGGAATCCCAGCTTGCCGGCAGCGCCGCACAGGCGCGCGCCAAGGATCTGCAGGATCTGGCCCTGAAGGTGGCCGAGGCGATGGCGACGCTGGCTGAACGGGCCACGGCGCAGACCTCGGCACTGCTGGCCATGAGCGACAAGGCGCAGATCGAGACGCAGGCGCTCAATGCCGCCGCGGAGAAGGCGACCGGCAGTATCAACACCGCTGGCGACACCGCGCGCATCCGTTCCGTCGAACTGGGCGATGCGGCGCAGAGCGTGGTCGATCGCACGCTGGAACTGCGCAGCACCATCCACGAACAGGCCGGCGCGCTCACCTCGCTGTCGTCCGAACTCACCCGTCAGGCCGAAAGCATCCGCGAGAACTTCCGCGGCCGTGTGCAGGAACTGGCCGAGGCGTCGGATGCGGCAATCCTCAAGACCGCCAATATCGGCGACAGCTTCCGCCGCCAGGCGACGGAAGTCGCCCGCGTGTCGGACGAAGCCGTTACCCGCGTCGAGCAGGTCGGCGCGACCTTCGATGCGCGCGCCCGCGAGATCAACCTCGCGGTGGGCAACGCCTCGGGCCGCATCGACGATGCCAGCGAAGTGCTGCGCAACCGTACGCGCGAACTGGCCAATATCGTTGAAGACGCGATGAAGCAGACCGACCGGATGAGCGACGGTTTCCGCCGCCAGGCCGACGAGGTCGATACGCGCGCCGCACGCCTGTCGGAAAAGGTCACCGAGATCGGCGAACGCATGGCGCGCACCGGCACCGAGTTCGGCGCCGTGACCGACCGCGCCAGCGCACGCGCCGCCGAAACCGCCGAGACGCTGGGCCAGCGCGCGCAGGAACTGGCCTCGGCCGCAGCACGCGCCGCCAGCGAGGCAGCCTCTGCCGAAGCCAGCCTCAAGGCCGATGCCAAGGCGCTGGCCGAAGCCGCCCGCACCGCGAGCGTGGAAGCCGAATCCTTGCGCAAGGCGACGCAGGCGCTGCGCGGCGAGCAGTTCCTCAAGACGGCAGCGTTTATCACCGGGCACCTCAACTCGATGGCCATCGACATTTCGCGCCTGCTGAATCGCGACCTGTCGGAAGAACTGTGGCGCCGCTACTACAAGGGCGAGCGCGGCCTGTTCACCCGCAAGCTGATCGACCAGCGCGACCTCGACAAGATCCGTGGCAAGTATCAGGAGAACGGCGAGTTCCGCGACTTCACGGATCGTTACGTGGCCGAATTCGAGCGCGTGCTGGCCGGCGCCAAGGGCGTGGAACACGAGGAATTGCTGACCTCGGCCTTCGTCACCGCCGATATCGGCAAGGTCTATCTGCTGCTGCGCGAGGCGGTGGGCAAGTCGAGGCAGTAGGGTTATGCTTCGCTCATGAGCGAGAAAACCTCTCTGAAAGATTGGATCGGCGGCCAGGAAGAGGCCGCCGATCTTTTTTTGCCCGAACGCAGCCAGGCCCTGGCGCGCGCGCTGGATCAGCCCGACGACGCGCTGGCCGACGGCGCGCCGCTGCCGCCGCTGCGTCACTGGCTGCATTTCTGGCAGCCGCTGCCGCGCGCCAAACTTGGCCGCGACGGGCATCCGGCTTTGGGCGGCTTCCTGCCCGATGTGAGCAAATTCTGGGGCGGCAGCCAGACGCGGCGCATGTGGGCCGGCAGCCGGCTGGAGTTTCATCGCCCGCTGTCGCTCGGCATGCCGACGCGGCGGTTGTCGACGATTGAGTCGGTGGAAGAGAAAAACGGCCGCAGCGGCCGGCTGGTCTTTGTCACCGTGCGGCACGACATCTTCGATGCCGATACCGTGGCCGTCACGGACCGTCATGACATCGTCTATCGCGAAGAACTGCCCGGCACCGCGCTGCCCGAACCGGACACGGCGTCAGGAGACTATCAGTGGGTGTCGCGTTTCACCGCCGATCCGGTGCTGCTGTTCCGCTACTCGGCGCTGACCTATAACGGCCACCGCATCCATTACGACCGCGACTATGCGCGAGATGTCGAAGGCTATCGCGGCCTGGTCGTGCATGGCCCGCTGCTGGCGACCCTGCTGGTCGATTTCGCCGCCAGCCTGCGGCCGGGACAGGTACTGCAGAAATTCAAATTCCGCGGCCGGCGCCCGGTGATCGACGGCCAGCCGTTCCAGCTGCGCGCGAACACGGCCCATGATGGCGCGCTTAACCTGTGGATCGCCGATGCCGATGATGCGCTGGCGATGACGGCGGAGGCGGAATTCGCCTGATGCTTACGGCACCACGCACTCGAAGCTGGCCGCAGCGTTGACGTCGCCGCTGCGATAGCGCGGGAACATCGGATAGCGGCACATCGGACGCGACGCGGTGATGGCAAAGGGCGGCGCCGTCTGGTGCGACGACTGCACCAGATCGCCCGGCGCCTGGCCCCGCTCGACCCAGTTGCTCACCACCTCCAGCATGTCGACCGCCGAGGGCGCGCCGACGCCGACATGGTCGGCGCCCGGCGTGACGTACAGGCGCATGAAGCGATCTGTTGCCGGCTGGCCCATCTTGCTGACGACGGACTGGTAATACTGGATGCCGGCATAAGGGCTCTGGGCATAGTCGGCCATCTGCTCGGCCACCACCAGCCTGCCGCCACGACCGGCAAACGCGCTCAGGTCGGGATTGGTGGAATCCATCAGGCTGGAAATCGCCTGCGCCCGCTCGGGGAAACTGGCGGGCGTATACTGGCGCGGATCGTAATTCGGATCGCGCGCCAGGAAATACTGGATGGCGCCGCTGCCATAGAGCCAGGCGCGGCTGCTCGCATTGGTGGCGGGCACGGTGGGCGGCGCCGTGCCGGTCTGCCAGCTGACCCAGCCGCCGACCGGGCCGGTGCCGGTAGCGTCTTCGCCGCCGATGCCGAAGCCCGGATAGCTGCGCAAACCATTGGCAAGATCGAAGTTGAAGTTCACCGAGCTGTGCAGCGTCTGCACGGCGCGGATTTCCGCGTCCGTCAGGCACATCGGATTGGCCGGGCCGGGACAGCGCAGCGAACTGACATTGAAGACGCGCTTGCAGCCCTCATGATCGCTGATGATGCCGTCCTTCAGGCCATCGCGGTCGTCGCAGGCATTGAGCGCGGCGCCGGCGATCTGCTTCACCTTGTCGGGGCTGATCCAGCCTTGCGTCAGCGCGATGCCCATGCGGGTGCCGGCAGCCTGGAGTCCGACCCAGTTGATCACCGGCACGCGGCTGAAGATGCCGTCAAAATCACGCGGGTAGCGCTGCGCCATGGTCAGGCCTTCGCGGCCGCCTTCGGAACTGCCGAAGAAATACAGCTTCTCGGGTGCCTTGCCGTAGCGTCGCTTCATCAGCTCGACGGCGACATCGCGCACCTTCTTGTAGGAAGCATGCGAGAAGTTGACCAGTGCCTCGTCGTTCAGGGCAAAGGCCTGCAGCGGCACATTGGGCGCATTCTGGTGGCCGGAATCCGTACCATAGGTGACATAGCCGCGTGCCAGGGGATGCGGCCGGTCGGGCCGCGCGGCCGGCGGCATGCTCAAGCCGGTGATCAGCGTGCCGTTGAAGCCGCCGCCGCCATATTGCAGCGAACGGCCATTCCAGTCGCTCGGCAGGTTGACCTGGAAGCGGATCGGCGGCGCCTGGGGATCGACCGAGGCGATTGCGCCGATCACGCGGCAATGTTCGGGCATCGCCGGCACGATCATTTCGGGCGGCGTCGGGCGGAAGGGTGGATTGGTGATGGCAGCAGCGGGTGAGGCCGGCGTCAGCGTCGCGGACTCAATCGTCGCGCCGCGTGTCGGCAGGCCGATCAGCGCGGCATCGAGCGGAATGGCCATCGCGGCGCAGGCAGCAGTGGGATCGCGTGGCGTGGCGGCGCAACCAGTCAGGGCAATGGCGATGACAGACGCGGCCATGGCCGCTGTAAGGCGGGACGACATGAGTTCCTCCGCTGGTGCTCCGGTGGCGACCGCTTGCATGCGGCTTGACGATGAAGGCTAGGCGCAAGTCTGCCACGCGTCAAAACGAATACATGCTGCAGCACAGCAATATCATGCGAGATGCGAATATCGCACGCGGTGCGCAAGAAACTCATGCTAGCCTGCAACACCCGTTGTGGTTTGATTCGTTTCCTTTCTTCGCTCCCGTTTCACCATGTCCCCGCTGTCTCCGCCGTCGCGTCCCAGGCCCGAGATCCGGCCCCATCTGCTGATCTGGGGTCTGGCTCTGGGTCAGATGGTGTCCTGGGGTTCGCTGTATTATTCGCTGGCAGTGGTCGCCCTGCCGATGGAGCAGGAGCTTGGCTGGTCGAAGGTGGAGATCAATGCCGGCCTGACTGTCAATCTGCTGGTCGCCAGCGTCATGGCGTTGCCGGTCGGCGCGCTGATCGACCGCTTCGGCGGCTACTGGTTCATGGTGCTGGGCGCTGCCGGCGGAGCTATCCTGCTGGCGATCTGGTCGATGACCGCTTCGCTGCCGATCTTCTACATCGTCTGGGCTGGGCTTGGCCTCGTGCATGCCTGCACCCTGAGCGAGAGTGCCTACAATATCGTGGTGTCGAACCTGGCCGATCACCGCCGCGGTATCACCATGATTTCTCTGCTCAGTGGCTTTTCCTCCTCGACCGCGATTCCCTTCATCACGCTATTCAGCGAAACCCTTGGCTGGCGCCCGGCGATCATGATCGTCGCCGTCATCCATTTCATGGTGCCGGGCCTGGTCAGCGCCTGGGTGCTGCGCGGCATCCGGAGCGCCAGTCGGAAGCCGGGCGCCGACGAAACCGCTGCGGCGCCTTTGCGCCTGCCGCTGCGGGAGATTC includes:
- a CDS encoding MaoC family dehydratase N-terminal domain-containing protein — encoded protein: MSEKTSLKDWIGGQEEAADLFLPERSQALARALDQPDDALADGAPLPPLRHWLHFWQPLPRAKLGRDGHPALGGFLPDVSKFWGGSQTRRMWAGSRLEFHRPLSLGMPTRRLSTIESVEEKNGRSGRLVFVTVRHDIFDADTVAVTDRHDIVYREELPGTALPEPDTASGDYQWVSRFTADPVLLFRYSALTYNGHRIHYDRDYARDVEGYRGLVVHGPLLATLLVDFAASLRPGQVLQKFKFRGRRPVIDGQPFQLRANTAHDGALNLWIADADDALAMTAEAEFA
- a CDS encoding MFS transporter, coding for MSPLSPPSRPRPEIRPHLLIWGLALGQMVSWGSLYYSLAVVALPMEQELGWSKVEINAGLTVNLLVASVMALPVGALIDRFGGYWFMVLGAAGGAILLAIWSMTASLPIFYIVWAGLGLVHACTLSESAYNIVVSNLADHRRGITMISLLSGFSSSTAIPFITLFSETLGWRPAIMIVAVIHFMVPGLVSAWVLRGIRSASRKPGADETAAAPLRLPLREILGDRIFWALVAAFSVHTFVGNGITFHTIPLLLENGYAMSLIVGVMALHGPSQVLARFTLLMVGTRISTAGFGRAAFGLAALGVLMLIVSVWWGVSVLVIFALLYGMATGMLTLVRANSVIEYLGAYGYGAATGALTMAVAVPRTTAAVAFALLWEMTDSYGPVLWIALTASCSGLAAFWLATVWNSRRTPIQGL
- a CDS encoding tannase/feruloyl esterase family alpha/beta hydrolase is translated as MSSRLTAAMAASVIAIALTGCAATPRDPTAACAAMAIPLDAALIGLPTRGATIESATLTPASPAAAITNPPFRPTPPEMIVPAMPEHCRVIGAIASVDPQAPPIRFQVNLPSDWNGRSLQYGGGGFNGTLITGLSMPPAARPDRPHPLARGYVTYGTDSGHQNAPNVPLQAFALNDEALVNFSHASYKKVRDVAVELMKRRYGKAPEKLYFFGSSEGGREGLTMAQRYPRDFDGIFSRVPVINWVGLQAAGTRMGIALTQGWISPDKVKQIAGAALNACDDRDGLKDGIISDHEGCKRVFNVSSLRCPGPANPMCLTDAEIRAVQTLHSSVNFNFDLANGLRSYPGFGIGGEDATGTGPVGGWVSWQTGTAPPTVPATNASSRAWLYGSGAIQYFLARDPNYDPRQYTPASFPERAQAISSLMDSTNPDLSAFAGRGGRLVVAEQMADYAQSPYAGIQYYQSVVSKMGQPATDRFMRLYVTPGADHVGVGAPSAVDMLEVVSNWVERGQAPGDLVQSSHQTAPPFAITASRPMCRYPMFPRYRSGDVNAAASFECVVP